Part of the Rhizobium viscosum genome is shown below.
TCGTCTTCTCGAGACCCTCGCGCAGGTTCACCTTCGGTTGCCAGCCCAGGTCCTGTTTTGCGCGGCTGATGTCCGGCTTACGCTGCGTCGGGTCGTCGATGGGCAGGGGCTTGTAAACGATGCTTGATTTCGACCCCGTCATTTCGATGACCATTTCGGCCAGTTCCCTGACCTGGAATTCTCCTGGATTGCCGAGATTGATCGGGCCTGTGACGCCGGCCGGTGCCCCCATCAGGCGGATGAAGCCCTCAATCAGATCGTCCACGTAGCAGAAAGAACGCGTCTGCGTGCCATTGCCGAAGATGGTGATCGGTTCGTTTTGAAGCGCCTGAACGATGAAATTGGAGACGACGCGGCCGTCATTGGTCTGCATGCGCGGCCCGTAGGTATTGAAGATCCGCGCCACCCGGATTTCCACGCCATATTGACGATGGTAGTCGAAGAACAATGTTTCGGCACACCGCTTGCCTTCATCATAACATGCCCGCGGCCCTATGGGATTGACGCTGCCTCGATACTCCTCGGGCTGAGGGTGGACTGCCGGATCACCATAGACTTCGCTTGTGGAGGCCTGGAAGATCTTCGCCTTGGTGCGTTTGGCGAGGCCGAGCATATTGATGGCCCCGTGCACATTGGTTTTGACCGTCTGAACGGGATCGACCTGATAGTGGACCGGAGACGCCGGACAGGCGAGGTTGTAGATCTCGTCGACCTCCACATAAAGCGGGAAGGTAATGTCGTGGCGAAGGATCTCGAAACGCGGGTCGTCGAGAAGGTGCAGCACGTTATCGCGCGAGCCGGTGTAGTAGTTGTCTACGGCGAGGACATCATTGCCTTCCCGCAACAGTCTTTCGCACAGGAATGATCCCAGAAACCCGGTGCCGCCGGTTACCATAATTCGCTTTTGTCCGTGCATTGGTGTGCTCCGTTGTTGATGGTTGCCCCGCAGAAACGAGGATCGTCAGTAGGCTCCCCTGCGCTTGAAGACCG
Proteins encoded:
- a CDS encoding UDP-glucuronic acid decarboxylase family protein, giving the protein MHGQKRIMVTGGTGFLGSFLCERLLREGNDVLAVDNYYTGSRDNVLHLLDDPRFEILRHDITFPLYVEVDEIYNLACPASPVHYQVDPVQTVKTNVHGAINMLGLAKRTKAKIFQASTSEVYGDPAVHPQPEEYRGSVNPIGPRACYDEGKRCAETLFFDYHRQYGVEIRVARIFNTYGPRMQTNDGRVVSNFIVQALQNEPITIFGNGTQTRSFCYVDDLIEGFIRLMGAPAGVTGPINLGNPGEFQVRELAEMVIEMTGSKSSIVYKPLPIDDPTQRKPDISRAKQDLGWQPKVNLREGLEKTIAYFEWKLAGGARSMPGVRSPQTAYTHLPNPAVGLPVQEAVSIGT